In Amycolatopsis solani, a single window of DNA contains:
- a CDS encoding ATP F0F1 synthase subunit C produces the protein MTDLVLAQTTNLNPGLAAIGYGLGAIGPGIGVGLIFAAVINGTARQPEARGKLQTIGYSTFVLSEVLALIGIVVYFIASTK, from the coding sequence ATGACTGACCTCGTTCTGGCCCAGACAACCAACCTCAACCCCGGCCTGGCCGCCATCGGATACGGACTGGGCGCGATCGGCCCGGGAATCGGCGTCGGCCTCATTTTCGCGGCCGTCATCAACGGTACCGCCCGGCAGCCGGAAGCCCGGGGGAAACTGCAGACGATCGGGTATTCGACGTTCGTGCTCTCCGAAGTGCTCGCGTTGATCGGCATCGTCGTGTACTTCATCGCGTCCACGAAGTGA